One Candidatus Korarchaeum sp. genomic region harbors:
- a CDS encoding RNA-binding domain-containing protein, giving the protein MASLTAEISTMVYPTEVEGKVRELLHSLCGEDCSIREERFSSHYGYSFKVLTCEVTPELTVELLKRVICSLDRFDLMSLMETLDTRLEGRNLYIRLSKQDLAMGTFRLYKGDPGGYLRLKFSFDKAVLEDVRDALIKVGRDCTQT; this is encoded by the coding sequence ATGGCTTCGCTAACGGCCGAGATATCGACCATGGTATATCCGACTGAGGTAGAGGGGAAGGTGAGAGAGCTACTACACTCGCTCTGTGGGGAGGATTGCAGCATAAGGGAGGAGAGGTTCTCCAGTCACTACGGATATTCGTTTAAGGTCCTCACCTGTGAGGTAACTCCTGAGTTAACCGTTGAGCTACTCAAGAGAGTTATCTGCTCCCTGGACAGGTTCGATCTCATGAGCCTCATGGAGACCCTGGACACCAGGTTAGAGGGAAGGAACCTCTACATCAGGCTCTCAAAACAAGACCTAGCTATGGGGACATTCAGGCTCTACAAGGGTGATCCAGGTGGTTATCTCAGGTTGAAGTTCTCATTCGACAAGGCCGTTCTCGAGGACGTGAGAGATGCTTTGATAAAGGTTGGGAGAGATTGTACTCAGACATAA